The DNA region GGCTCCCCACCCCTCCTCACGCTGTCTTTAATTTCTTCAAGGATGAAAACAAAAGACCTCAGGTTGACATATATAGTCAACTTAatcgacttatttgattcatgtTGTGACCTAGGAGAGGTTTTCTaaagttttttattcttattttttattgttcgtTTAGTGGGATGTTCTTTCCAACGGTAATGCCGTTCAAGAGGTTGCCAACATAGCAAATGGTTTGCACCCTGGTAACAGTATATCAGTTCTTCGAGTAAGACGGTCTTCTTCCAAACTCGATtatattgcattttatttttgtaggaTTCCCAGTTTTACAAATAATTTCTACCTTGTCCATTTGCATATATAGGCTTTCAACAACAGTACTCAGAACATGTTAATACTACAAGAAAGCTGCATAGATTCCTATGGTTCATTTGTGGTTTATTGCCCAGTTGATCTGCCATCCATCAACTTAGCAATGAGTGGTGAAGACCCTTCATACATTCCCCTACTACCAAATGGATTTACCATTTTGCCTGATGGTCAGCCTGACCAGGAAGGAGATGATGGAGCATCAACCAGCTCTAACAACGCAAACAGGAATATAGTAAGGTCTGGTGGTTCACTAGTTACAATTGCATTCCAAATTCTTGTGAGCAGCTTGCCATCTGCTAAACTCAATATGGAGTCGGTGACAACTGTTAACAATCTTATTGGCTCCACTGTCCAGCAAATAAAGTCTTCCTTAAGTTGTCCTACCCTACCTAGCTAGTTCCTGATGCATCAATTTGCTCATGCCATCCTTAAATATATATGCTCTCCATATATAAGTGGTTCAGACTTCACGATCTATTTCTGCTTGATGGGagaagtaatattttttggtttagttGGGACTTTGAATGCTTTCTCATCTGAAGAAAAAGCCTCATTATTTACTATTGCTAGTTGTtggagtggtggtggtggtagagCTAgctgtttttttattcaaggtTGAAGTTGTGTTACATTTCACATCAACTACCATAAATTTTTTGGGTGCATGTGTGGGTAAGGCTTTTATTTGTTTCCTAGTTTGCTTATTAGCTTTGAAAGTAGTAGAATTCTTAGAAGGAGTCAAGAACGAACCATATATGGCCTTTTATCTTCTCCACATTTCCAGATTAACCAACAGTCGAAGAAAAATGTGTATGGTTCGGGTATTGACTTCTGTTCATGATTTTAATGTTCCCCCTTGGTTGTAATAACTCATTTTTTCTCCCAATataaattgaagaagaaaaagagaagtgtGAATGAAATCATATGCGAGGTGGTGGAGGCAGATAGATATTGACAGTTTGGATGCTTTTTCGACTTGACATCATTAGTGCTCCCCATGTATTTTCAAGATAatattgaattttgaataaaagtTTGGTTGAGTTGTAATTTTTGTCTTATTACTTTAatgattttgtatattttatctttcaagCGTTTCTTATccctttgaattttttaatagattagGACTATTTAGGCAAAACTTTATTCCATCAATTTCATCCCTACTCATCACAAATGGAaagttttcactttttttcaagAGGCAAGAGTTTTCACATACCAAGAATTACAATAGGTTCTTAATCAATGTTGTTCAAATTAAATCTGATTttgacaataattttattacgTGTCAATAAATGCatgataaacattaaaaaaagttattaaaaaatactataaaaaaaacattgaacactttttttaaataataataaaataacaatatatatttaatattttttcactaGATAACCATGGGTACATAAAAAATGATTGCATAGATTCTTTTAGGCATATACTAACCAGTGTTgtcaagaaagtaaaaaagaaggtttttttttattgaaatactcaaaaaattattttatgaattttaaatgtattttcatatcgtttttaataaaaataaaatctcttttaattccttaactaGCGCCCGTTTGCAAGATCCTTTCTTTTAATATTGGTTTTGAATTTAATGAGGTATGACGTGTTGAAATACAAGCTTTTTTTGGTTCAGGAGAGTAATATTGTCAAAAATAATCTTGTAATTGTATTGAAAATTAATCAGATTCAATtaacttgtattattttttatttttttatagttctactattactttttattaacaaataagttTTATATTGTGAACATTTGAATCgatcttttaatataaaaaataatataattgttaatataactttttatatgataaaaaatttctcCTCCAAATTTACTTGTGCACCACACGAGTACTATCTAGTTTAATTATACAATGgtaaataattagtttttattcGTAAGAATAATAAAcaagttttaaaagattaacGTATCAGATTCAACCAACTTGAGTTTGACCCATTGATATATAaggtaattactttaatttaatttgattaagttaattaatttaattttaatatagaaaaggtaatttaattatatttatatcaacGTTAATCTAATTAGTTTCGAAAAAGCAACttgcacaaaatgaaaatgcatTTCTGATTTATATTatgtcaaaatgaaaaaaaatacaattttctttatatactaGGAGGCTAGGAGAACACACCTcactataaaaatgaaaattctttttcattttgataatagaaaatagaaactcatttttaggaagaaaaaaaaatatgaagggggggggggggggggcaataGCAAAAGTGATGTGTGTGAGAGTGATAATGGCTGAACAGAAGGTGAGTGGGCCTGTCTAACAATGAAAAAAGCCcacaaatatataattgaaatagaAAAGACGGTGATTGTATTGTTTGGGGCCGGGTCGACTCGAGGAAGAGAACTGAGAAGCAGAGCAGCGGTGTGGTTGATTGGGATGTCGGATCCGTACGAGCGGGTGAAAGGAGGAAGATTAGCATTCAAAGGAGGAATCCTTGCCAGTCGCTCCAAATCCATTGACAAaaaggggaagaagaagaagaagaacaagggCAAGGACAACGACaacaaccctaaccctaaccctaaccctgaAGAACAGGAACTGGAACAGGAACAGGAACAGGAGCAGGAAGAAACCCCCCTCCTCGAGGACGAGGGCGAGGGATCTGAATACACCATCGATGCGGCCAAGCGTATGAAGTACGAACAACTGTTCCCTGTCGAAGCCAAGAAGTTCGGTTATCAACCCAAAACCAACTTCAAGTCAGTTGAGGATGCCCTCGATGATCGCGTCAAGAAGAAGGCTGATCGCTATTGTAAATAGTAAGTCTATACTTGGTTCTATCAAATGTGTGCTTTCAGATATTCATTCTTACGGATGCCATGAACCATGCTGCCGTAATTGTAATGGATCAATATTATGCTTCACCTGTCTCAGTAACACTCATTCGTCCTCTTAACTTTTTCTCTGCTATTGTATTGCTTCCAACTAG from Glycine soja cultivar W05 chromosome 8, ASM419377v2, whole genome shotgun sequence includes:
- the LOC114421305 gene encoding probable basic-leucine zipper transcription factor P isoform X2; translated protein: MSDPYERVKGGRLAFKGGILASRSKSIDKKGKKKKKNKGKDNDNNPNPNPNPEEQELEQEQEQEQEETPLLEDEGEGSEYTIDAAKRMKYEQLFPVEAKKFGYQPKTNFKSVEDALDDRVKKKADRYCK
- the LOC114421305 gene encoding probable basic-leucine zipper transcription factor P isoform X1 yields the protein MSDPYERVKGGRLAFKGGILASRSKSIDKKGKKKKKNKGKDNDNNPNPNPNPEEQELEQEQEQEQEETPLLEDEGEGSEYTIDAAKRMKYEQLFPVEAKKFGYQPKTNFKSVEDALDDRVKKKADRYCK